A stretch of the Sulfolobus acidocaldarius SUSAZ genome encodes the following:
- a CDS encoding glutaredoxin: MEGEFAELFTDEIRQALIDALKDMKSTVQVHLFIDSKDPHCHYCEVTEKFLNFVKDASPKDSAGKSLLEVTVVDKANPDQAKTFEEFEVTRVPTVAFLGGKLRWTGAPLGEEIRALVETIVRLSQGESGLSKETVNAIKEKLNGFTRITTVVTPSCPYCPYAALLAHMVAFEACKVGKCNVISEVVEAYENQDIAEKYQVMSVPTIAINDSVEFIGVPYEENFINTILEKQSEKQ; the protein is encoded by the coding sequence ATGGAAGGAGAATTTGCAGAATTATTTACAGATGAAATAAGACAAGCATTAATTGACGCCTTAAAGGATATGAAGTCAACAGTTCAGGTTCATTTATTTATTGATTCAAAGGATCCCCACTGCCACTACTGCGAAGTGACAGAAAAATTTCTAAACTTTGTGAAGGACGCGTCACCAAAAGATAGTGCTGGAAAATCCTTACTAGAAGTCACTGTTGTGGATAAGGCTAACCCCGACCAAGCTAAGACATTCGAAGAATTCGAGGTTACTAGGGTTCCTACAGTGGCCTTTCTTGGAGGTAAATTAAGATGGACTGGTGCACCATTAGGAGAGGAAATAAGAGCATTAGTAGAAACTATAGTAAGGCTTTCTCAGGGTGAAAGTGGTCTAAGTAAGGAAACTGTGAATGCAATAAAGGAGAAACTAAATGGTTTTACAAGGATAACTACAGTTGTTACTCCCTCCTGTCCTTACTGTCCTTACGCAGCATTACTAGCACATATGGTTGCTTTTGAAGCTTGTAAAGTAGGTAAATGCAATGTAATATCAGAAGTTGTAGAGGCATATGAAAACCAGGATATAGCTGAAAAATATCAAGTTATGTCTGTACCAACAATCGCAATAAATGATTCAGTGGAGTTTATAGGAGTACCTTATGAAGAGAACTTCATAAATA